A part of Helicobacter fennelliae genomic DNA contains:
- the gatC gene encoding Asp-tRNA(Asn)/Glu-tRNA(Gln) amidotransferase subunit GatC, which yields MIIDEKLLDKLQRLTMIQISPQEREKVAQNLNDILGFVENLGSINTDNITLTTDKKTPMREDIIHDANIAKDVLDHAPSAQNGFFLVPKIIE from the coding sequence ATGATTATTGATGAGAAGCTTTTAGACAAACTACAAAGGCTTACAATGATCCAAATATCACCACAAGAAAGAGAGAAAGTAGCGCAGAATCTCAATGATATTTTGGGCTTTGTCGAGAATCTAGGAAGTATCAATACCGATAATATCACGCTTACAACCGACAAAAAAACGCCGATGAGAGAAGATATTATCCATGATGCCAATATCGCCAAAGATGTGCTAGATCACGCGCCAAGCGCGCAAAATGGATTTTTCTTAGTGCCAAAAATCATAGAGTAA
- the argJ gene encoding bifunctional glutamate N-acetyltransferase/amino-acid acetyltransferase ArgJ, with amino-acid sequence MKQIKEFKILQSGLSSVKGFESAGVSAQIKYQNRLDMALIFSQSPCVGAGVFTTNKIQAACIKHNKNNINNSISAVIINSGIANACTGEEGIKACQKSAKYASKVLHINQNNVLLASTGVIGKQLPMDRIQKGIELLAAQKNSSKQNAQNVAQAIMTTDTKPKHIAIEVVIGNTPVRIGGIAKGSGMIHPNMATMLGFIITDANISQKLLQKALKKDVASTYNMIWVDGDTSTNDMVLALANAQAGNKKITDSKHKDYKTFKKALHFVNMYLAKEIARDGEGASKLICSIVKGAQKSSTAKILAKSIIASNLVKCAMFGNDANWGRIICAMGYSGAKFDEGKVNLFFKSKAGEIQILKNGCALDFSEENASKILKQNEIEVILDLQSGDKQATAFGCDLSYDYIKINADYRS; translated from the coding sequence ATGAAACAAATTAAAGAATTTAAGATTCTACAAAGCGGATTAAGCAGTGTCAAGGGATTTGAGAGTGCGGGCGTGAGTGCGCAGATAAAATACCAAAATCGCTTAGATATGGCTCTTATTTTTAGCCAAAGCCCTTGTGTTGGAGCAGGGGTATTTACCACAAACAAAATCCAAGCCGCATGTATCAAGCACAACAAAAATAACATCAATAATTCCATATCCGCTGTGATTATTAATTCTGGTATCGCAAATGCTTGCACGGGCGAAGAAGGCATAAAAGCATGCCAAAAAAGCGCAAAATACGCAAGCAAAGTACTTCATATCAATCAAAACAATGTGCTTTTGGCTTCGACAGGCGTTATCGGCAAACAGCTTCCAATGGATAGAATCCAAAAAGGCATAGAACTTTTAGCAGCGCAAAAAAACTCCTCCAAGCAAAACGCACAAAACGTAGCACAAGCGATTATGACAACTGATACAAAGCCAAAACATATCGCCATTGAAGTGGTGATTGGCAATACTCCTGTGCGTATCGGCGGAATCGCAAAAGGAAGCGGAATGATCCACCCAAATATGGCGACAATGCTAGGCTTTATCATCACTGATGCAAATATTTCTCAAAAACTCCTCCAAAAAGCCCTCAAAAAAGATGTCGCCTCAACATACAATATGATTTGGGTTGATGGTGATACTTCCACAAATGATATGGTTTTGGCTCTTGCAAACGCGCAAGCAGGCAACAAAAAAATCACAGATTCTAAGCATAAAGATTACAAAACATTCAAAAAAGCTCTGCATTTTGTCAATATGTATCTTGCAAAAGAGATCGCACGAGATGGCGAGGGTGCGAGCAAGCTTATCTGCTCTATTGTCAAAGGTGCGCAAAAAAGCTCCACAGCTAAGATTCTAGCAAAATCTATAATCGCCTCAAATCTCGTCAAATGCGCGATGTTTGGAAATGATGCAAATTGGGGAAGAATTATTTGTGCTATGGGATATAGCGGAGCGAAATTTGATGAGGGTAAAGTTAATTTGTTTTTCAAAAGCAAGGCTGGAGAGATTCAGATTCTCAAAAATGGTTGCGCGCTAGATTTTAGCGAAGAAAATGCAAGCAAAATCCTCAAACAAAACGAAATAGAAGTGATTTTGGATTTGCAAAGTGGCGACAAACAGGCAACAGCGTTTGGTTGTGATTTGAGTTATGATTACATCAAAATCAATGCTGATTATCGCTCATAA
- a CDS encoding GNAT family N-acetyltransferase, whose translation MHIRAMRSDDYDKVQDLWQHIEGFYIRSVDDSREGIERFLARNPNMSVVALTDEGDKNDEKIIGSVLCGHDGRYGSLYHVCVHEDFRKNGIGRAMVEFALNALKRESISTISLIAFSTNKEGNAFWKGLGWDIRQNVNRYELSQNPANISTKITPNKSNFK comes from the coding sequence ATACACATTCGAGCAATGCGTAGTGATGATTATGACAAAGTGCAGGATTTGTGGCAGCATATTGAAGGGTTTTATATCCGCAGTGTTGATGACTCAAGAGAGGGTATTGAGCGATTTTTAGCACGTAATCCAAATATGAGCGTTGTCGCACTCACCGATGAAGGCGATAAAAACGATGAAAAAATCATAGGAAGCGTGCTGTGTGGACATGATGGACGATATGGAAGCCTTTATCATGTGTGCGTGCATGAGGATTTTCGCAAAAATGGTATCGGGCGCGCAATGGTAGAATTTGCACTCAATGCGCTTAAAAGAGAATCTATCTCGACTATTTCACTCATCGCCTTTAGCACAAATAAAGAAGGTAATGCGTTTTGGAAGGGGCTTGGCTGGGATATAAGACAAAATGTCAATCGATATGAACTTAGCCAAAATCCTGCTAATATATCTACAAAAATAACTCCAAACAAATCAAACTTCAAATAA
- a CDS encoding ankyrin repeat domain-containing protein, with the protein MMQLNSKEQQQLEELCALSFDFARQNDTQNLKILLDSGLNANLANHKGDTLLMLAAYHNSLEAAKMLIEYSAQVDKPNDKNHTPLAGVCFKGYYEMAKLLLESGANPDGKGALSPMNCAIMFRRKEILDLLLQYTKAKPSVLQRIWLWWRSKNTESIATQQKNARDVEVDLDSRN; encoded by the coding sequence ATCATGCAACTTAATTCCAAAGAGCAACAACAATTAGAAGAACTTTGCGCGCTAAGCTTTGATTTTGCAAGGCAAAACGATACGCAGAATCTAAAGATTTTGCTAGATTCTGGGCTTAATGCTAATCTTGCCAACCACAAAGGCGATACGCTCCTTATGCTTGCAGCCTATCACAATAGCCTTGAGGCTGCCAAAATGCTTATAGAATACAGCGCGCAAGTGGATAAGCCAAACGACAAAAACCACACACCTTTGGCTGGAGTTTGCTTCAAGGGGTATTATGAAATGGCAAAGCTTTTGCTAGAATCTGGCGCAAATCCTGATGGCAAAGGCGCGCTTTCACCGATGAATTGTGCGATTATGTTTAGACGCAAAGAGATTTTAGATTTATTGCTACAATACACAAAAGCAAAGCCGAGTGTATTACAGAGGATTTGGTTGTGGTGGAGGTCAAAAAACACAGAATCTATCGCTACACAACAAAAAAATGCTAGAGATGTGGAGGTGGATTTAGATTCTAGAAATTAA
- a CDS encoding aspartate aminotransferase family protein, which produces MNTTTDFIASASESILKTYNRQPINFDYGKGVYLFDTHGKKYLDFGSGVGVNALGYGNKAFNDALKAQIDKVLHISNLYYNTPAIEAAQKLRRACGLDKVFFTNSGTESIEGALKVAKKYAFQKGLKNPQIIAMNNSFHGRTLGALSVTGNTSYQKPFLPLIPDVVFADFNNFESVEKFINDNTCAIILESVQGESGVTPATKEFLSQIRRICDEKDIVLILDEIQCGMGRSGKMFAYQHYGIKPDVLTSAKALGCGVPVGAFVVSEKIAKHSLQPGDHGSTYGGNPFVCAAVSKVFDLFEELSLIQNVQNMTTILESKINALCKKYNFLIDHRGLGLLRGIELEERIHSKDIIVRAQEKGLIILPAGHNTLRIAPPLVIDSSHIDEMIEILDSILREI; this is translated from the coding sequence ATGAATACGACTACTGATTTTATAGCTAGCGCTTCAGAATCCATACTCAAAACCTACAACCGCCAGCCCATAAATTTTGACTACGGCAAGGGCGTGTATTTATTTGATACACATGGCAAAAAATATTTAGATTTTGGCTCAGGGGTTGGCGTAAATGCGCTTGGCTATGGCAATAAAGCCTTTAATGACGCGCTCAAAGCTCAAATTGACAAAGTGCTTCACATCTCAAATCTCTACTACAATACCCCAGCTATCGAAGCCGCACAAAAACTTCGCCGAGCTTGCGGGCTTGATAAGGTGTTTTTCACAAATAGTGGCACAGAATCTATCGAGGGCGCACTCAAAGTCGCCAAAAAATACGCCTTTCAAAAAGGGCTTAAAAACCCTCAAATCATCGCTATGAATAATTCCTTTCATGGACGCACTTTAGGCGCGCTCTCTGTTACCGGAAATACAAGCTATCAAAAGCCATTTTTGCCTCTTATTCCGGACGTTGTGTTTGCGGATTTTAATAACTTTGAAAGTGTAGAAAAATTCATTAATGACAATACTTGCGCGATTATCTTAGAAAGCGTGCAGGGCGAGAGTGGCGTAACGCCAGCTACCAAAGAATTTCTCTCTCAAATCCGCAGAATCTGTGATGAAAAAGACATCGTGCTAATTTTAGATGAGATCCAATGCGGAATGGGACGAAGTGGTAAAATGTTTGCCTATCAGCATTATGGTATCAAGCCTGATGTGCTGACTTCAGCTAAGGCTTTGGGCTGCGGCGTGCCTGTGGGGGCATTTGTAGTGAGCGAAAAAATTGCCAAGCATTCTTTGCAGCCCGGCGATCATGGTAGCACTTATGGCGGGAATCCTTTTGTGTGCGCTGCTGTAAGCAAGGTTTTTGATTTGTTTGAGGAATTATCTCTTATACAAAATGTCCAAAATATGACCACTATCTTAGAATCTAAAATCAATGCACTTTGCAAGAAATATAATTTTCTCATTGATCATCGAGGTTTGGGGCTTTTGCGCGGGATTGAGCTTGAGGAGCGCATCCATTCAAAAGACATTATCGTGCGCGCGCAAGAAAAGGGGCTTATCATTCTGCCCGCCGGTCATAACACCCTGCGTATCGCGCCACCGCTTGTTATAGATTCTAGCCATATTGATGAGATGATAGAGATTTTAGATTCTATCTTGCGCGAGATATAA
- the argB gene encoding acetylglutamate kinase — MQNLQNKAQILIEALPYIQRFSGKIIVIKYGGSAMEDETLKKSVIRDIALLKSIGFKPIIVHGGGKEINKWLELSGEKPEFIQGFRKTSTNTLQIAEMVLNQINKSLVGYMSSFGVLAVGMSGKDGNTLLVEKKYINGEDIGFVGNVAKVNTKLILSLLEGGFLPVICPISIDKNAQSYNVNADDAAYAIAQALKAEKLVFLSDTEGVYRDFEDKSSLITMLTIAKAKELIHSQSISGGMLPKIQNCIEAVENGVSSVHIIDGRIKHCLLLEFFTDSGIGTAILKEE, encoded by the coding sequence ATGCAAAATCTACAAAACAAAGCCCAGATTCTCATCGAAGCCCTGCCCTATATCCAACGTTTTAGCGGAAAAATCATCGTCATCAAATATGGCGGAAGTGCAATGGAAGATGAGACACTCAAAAAAAGCGTGATTAGAGATATTGCGTTGCTTAAAAGTATCGGATTTAAGCCTATTATCGTGCATGGTGGCGGAAAAGAAATCAATAAATGGCTTGAGCTCTCTGGCGAAAAACCAGAATTTATACAAGGATTCCGCAAAACAAGCACAAATACTCTGCAAATTGCAGAAATGGTCTTAAACCAAATCAATAAATCGCTTGTGGGCTATATGTCAAGCTTTGGGGTTTTGGCAGTGGGTATGAGCGGTAAAGATGGCAATACTCTTCTTGTCGAAAAAAAATACATCAATGGCGAGGATATAGGCTTTGTCGGAAATGTCGCCAAAGTCAATACAAAGCTTATTTTGAGTTTGCTTGAGGGCGGGTTTTTGCCTGTGATTTGTCCAATCAGCATAGACAAAAACGCACAAAGCTACAATGTCAATGCTGATGATGCAGCCTATGCGATAGCCCAAGCACTCAAAGCCGAAAAGCTTGTGTTTTTGAGCGATACTGAAGGTGTGTATAGAGATTTTGAGGACAAATCAAGCCTCATTACAATGCTTACTATCGCCAAAGCCAAAGAGCTTATACATTCCCAAAGTATCAGTGGTGGTATGCTTCCCAAAATCCAAAATTGTATCGAAGCAGTCGAAAATGGTGTCTCAAGCGTGCATATCATCGATGGGCGCATTAAGCATTGTTTGCTACTTGAATTTTTTACAGATAGTGGCATTGGCACTGCGATCTTGAAAGAAGAATAA
- a CDS encoding DUF2339 domain-containing protein: protein MYVIVCGFALESAIIWNLKSAFFTLSISFDTKRHQVYQTQQAQQAQNPAQNQLIQNPQNPQRPQTQHLQYPQTPLKWIFVAFDVLIFVMGLCAIILSVHLAFGLSNDIIINFDNTTINPQMFENLDSAFNAILAIDFNAISSGELYAYSVVFVLCGAILLGIYLLEPMLKPKHTQSVNTKSIDVCRFYSLALFIIAAFKVFFIDTSSFGSLSKIGLFVFIGIGFLGISYVYSRFVFKKS, encoded by the coding sequence ATGTATGTGATTGTGTGTGGTTTTGCGCTTGAAAGTGCTATCATCTGGAATCTAAAAAGTGCGTTTTTCACTCTCTCCATCTCATTTGACACAAAACGACATCAAGTATATCAAACGCAACAAGCCCAACAAGCACAAAATCCTGCCCAAAACCAGCTTATACAAAATCCACAGAATCCACAACGCCCGCAAACACAACATTTACAATATCCACAAACCCCGCTCAAATGGATTTTTGTCGCATTTGATGTGCTGATTTTTGTCATGGGATTATGCGCGATTATTTTGAGCGTGCATTTAGCCTTTGGGCTTTCAAATGACATTATTATCAATTTTGATAACACCACAATCAACCCTCAAATGTTTGAGAATCTAGATTCTGCATTTAATGCTATATTGGCGATTGATTTTAATGCGATCTCCTCTGGAGAGCTTTATGCTTATTCGGTGGTATTTGTGCTGTGTGGCGCGATATTGCTTGGAATCTATCTTTTAGAACCTATGCTGAAACCCAAGCATACTCAAAGTGTCAATACCAAAAGCATTGATGTATGTAGATTCTATTCATTAGCCCTTTTTATCATCGCCGCATTTAAGGTATTTTTCATCGATACAAGCTCTTTTGGCTCGCTATCCAAAATCGGACTTTTTGTCTTCATTGGGATCGGATTTTTGGGTATTTCGTATGTGTATTCTCGATTTGTATTCAAAAAATCATAG
- the uvrA gene encoding excinuclease ABC subunit UvrA — protein MQDTIKIIGAREHNLKNIHLEIPKNKLVVFTGLSGSGKSTLAFDTLYAEGQRRYIESLSSYARQFLDRVGKPDIDKIEGLTPAIAIDQKTTSKNPRSTVGTITEIYDYLRLLYARVGIQHCHLCGKPISQMSSTDIITQVLALENGAKMMILAPIIREKKGSFADKIEQLRQKGYVRAYIDGVMVRLDEEIELSKTKKHTIKIIIDRVINTQENHTRIAQAVEKALSETFGEVEIEYTLEDKTQVVHYSEHFACFDCKVSFEPLEPLSFSFNSPKGACESCLGLGSTYSIDTKKILNTSLPLREGGIKVIFGFNRNYYAELFNGFCALAKIDTKKSFDELTKTQQSQLLYGTAQNVEFQWHGSSISRPWKGILQIAYDMFKDERDLGDYMSEKPCTSCNGNRLKPESLSVKVAKKGIGEIINMPIEECYEFFANDKNFAYLSQQQQFIAMPILKEIKERLFFLFDVGLGYLTLGRDARTISGGESQRIRIASQIGSGLTGVMYVLDEPSIGLHERDTLRLIKTLRNLQEKGNSVIVVEHDRETIQNADFIVDIGPGAGKNGGEVIYSGDLAGMLKSKTLTADFINRKKDIFYPQNRPQKQWLTINNVTIHNIKNLSLKIPLQNFVCVTGVSGSGKSSLILQTLLPVAQELLNNAKKVKKCDGVTILGLEHLDKVIYLDQTPIGRTPRSNPATYTGAMDEIRTIFAQTKEAKMLGYTIGRFSFNVKGGRCEKCQGEGEIRIEMHFLPDVMVKCDVCKGAKYNPQTLEVKYKGKSIADVLEMSVDVACEFFAKIPKIYQKLKTLQDVGLGYITLGQNAVTLSGGEAQRIKLAKELSRKDTGRTLYVLDEPTTGLHFGDVDRLTKVLHHLVGLGNSVIVVEHNLDLIKNADYIIDMGPEGGDKGGKVVDCGSVEELIKRHRQTNSYTAKFLAKEFEFIKKQKH, from the coding sequence ATGCAAGATACAATTAAGATTATCGGTGCTAGAGAGCATAATCTCAAAAACATTCATCTTGAGATCCCCAAAAACAAACTTGTCGTATTTACCGGGCTAAGCGGAAGCGGTAAATCAACGCTAGCTTTTGACACGCTCTATGCTGAAGGGCAAAGACGTTATATAGAATCTCTCTCAAGCTATGCAAGGCAATTTTTGGATCGAGTTGGCAAGCCTGATATTGACAAAATAGAAGGGCTCACGCCAGCTATCGCAATCGATCAAAAAACAACCTCCAAAAATCCACGTTCAACGGTTGGAACGATCACAGAAATTTATGATTATTTGCGACTTTTGTATGCGCGCGTAGGAATCCAGCATTGTCATCTTTGTGGCAAACCCATCTCTCAAATGTCCTCAACAGATATTATCACGCAAGTGCTAGCCCTTGAAAATGGCGCAAAAATGATGATTTTGGCACCTATTATCCGCGAGAAAAAAGGAAGCTTTGCTGATAAAATCGAACAATTACGTCAAAAAGGATATGTGCGTGCGTATATTGATGGTGTGATGGTGCGACTTGATGAGGAAATAGAGCTCTCCAAAACCAAAAAACACACGATAAAAATCATCATCGATCGTGTGATAAATACGCAAGAAAACCACACAAGAATCGCTCAAGCTGTCGAAAAAGCTTTAAGTGAGACATTTGGCGAAGTGGAAATAGAATACACACTTGAAGACAAAACGCAAGTTGTGCATTATTCAGAGCATTTTGCGTGCTTTGATTGTAAGGTAAGCTTTGAGCCATTAGAGCCTTTGAGCTTTTCTTTTAACTCTCCAAAAGGCGCGTGCGAGAGCTGTTTAGGGCTTGGAAGCACATATAGTATTGATACCAAAAAAATCCTCAATACCTCTCTTCCATTGCGCGAAGGCGGAATCAAAGTTATCTTTGGATTTAATCGCAATTATTACGCAGAGCTTTTTAATGGATTTTGCGCGCTTGCTAAGATCGATACCAAAAAAAGCTTTGATGAACTGACAAAAACCCAACAATCACAGCTTTTATATGGAACAGCGCAAAATGTAGAATTTCAATGGCATGGAAGCTCAATTTCGCGCCCATGGAAAGGGATTTTGCAAATCGCGTATGATATGTTTAAAGATGAGCGCGATTTGGGGGATTATATGAGTGAAAAGCCCTGCACAAGCTGCAATGGCAATCGTCTCAAACCAGAATCTCTAAGTGTCAAAGTCGCAAAAAAAGGCATAGGCGAGATTATTAATATGCCTATTGAGGAATGCTATGAATTTTTTGCAAATGATAAAAACTTCGCTTATCTAAGCCAGCAGCAGCAATTCATAGCTATGCCTATTCTCAAAGAAATCAAAGAGCGGTTGTTTTTTCTTTTTGATGTGGGGCTTGGGTATTTGACACTTGGTCGAGATGCGCGCACTATTAGCGGTGGCGAGAGTCAGCGCATACGAATCGCAAGCCAAATTGGCAGCGGGCTTACAGGCGTTATGTATGTGCTTGATGAGCCGAGTATCGGGCTTCATGAGCGAGATACACTGCGACTCATAAAGACATTGCGTAATCTTCAAGAAAAAGGCAATAGTGTGATTGTCGTAGAGCACGATCGAGAAACAATCCAAAATGCGGATTTTATCGTAGATATTGGTCCGGGTGCGGGCAAAAATGGCGGGGAAGTCATTTATAGCGGAGATTTAGCAGGTATGCTTAAATCCAAAACCTTGACGGCTGATTTTATCAATCGCAAAAAAGATATTTTTTACCCTCAAAACCGCCCCCAAAAACAATGGCTCACAATCAATAATGTAACAATCCACAACATCAAAAATCTAAGCCTTAAGATTCCGCTTCAAAATTTTGTGTGCGTTACAGGAGTGAGCGGAAGTGGCAAAAGCTCGCTTATCTTGCAAACGCTTCTGCCTGTGGCTCAAGAGCTACTTAATAACGCCAAAAAAGTTAAAAAATGCGATGGTGTTACGATTTTGGGCTTGGAGCATTTAGATAAAGTGATCTATCTTGATCAAACCCCCATAGGACGCACACCGCGTAGCAATCCAGCTACATACACAGGAGCAATGGACGAGATACGCACGATTTTTGCGCAAACCAAAGAAGCCAAAATGCTTGGCTACACAATCGGGCGATTTAGCTTCAATGTCAAAGGCGGAAGATGCGAAAAATGTCAGGGCGAGGGTGAAATCCGCATAGAAATGCACTTTTTGCCCGATGTCATGGTGAAATGCGATGTCTGCAAAGGCGCAAAATACAACCCCCAAACACTTGAAGTCAAATACAAAGGCAAATCCATAGCCGATGTGCTTGAGATGAGCGTTGATGTGGCGTGTGAATTTTTTGCCAAAATTCCCAAAATCTACCAAAAACTAAAAACACTTCAAGATGTCGGGCTTGGCTATATCACGCTCGGGCAAAATGCCGTTACATTAAGCGGGGGCGAAGCACAACGTATCAAGCTTGCCAAAGAACTCAGCAGAAAAGATACCGGACGCACGCTTTATGTGCTTGATGAGCCGACAACAGGGCTTCACTTTGGCGATGTAGATCGGCTTACAAAAGTGCTTCATCATCTTGTTGGACTTGGCAATAGCGTGATTGTTGTCGAGCATAATTTGGATTTGATAAAAAATGCAGATTATATCATCGATATGGGTCCTGAAGGAGGCGATAAAGGCGGCAAAGTGGTTGATTGCGGAAGTGTAGAGGAGCTTATCAAACGACACAGGCAAACAAACAGCTACACAGCAAAGTTTCTCGCCAAAGAGTTTGAATTTATCAAAAAACAAAAGCATTAG
- the argC gene encoding N-acetyl-gamma-glutamyl-phosphate reductase, with amino-acid sequence MIKVGILGASGYTANELVRLLLGHKQAKIIWLGSQSFAQKPYFLAYQNFFTCLDLDCIDTQNLEHLCDEIDVLFTATPHNFCAKILTQNIINKVRVIDLSADFRLKDKDKYASWYHTPHASPALLSQAVYGLCELYKDKIQNARLIANPGCYPTCSILCLAPLLQSGLIDTKSIIIDAKSGVSGAGRSAKVDSLFCEVNENFKAYGITTHRHTPEIEQTASELANESITLNFTPHLIPINRGILATIYAQLNAQITQNTLEELYQLYHTAYKNKPFIRILPNHLSAQTRWVEGSNFVDIALHVDSRTNRVIIIGAMDNLIKGAAGQAIQNMNILFGLDEQMGLEQIPIFP; translated from the coding sequence ATGATAAAAGTTGGGATTTTAGGCGCGAGTGGCTATACAGCAAATGAGCTTGTGCGATTACTACTAGGACATAAGCAAGCCAAAATTATCTGGCTAGGCTCACAAAGCTTCGCGCAAAAGCCGTATTTTTTGGCGTATCAAAATTTCTTTACATGTTTGGATTTAGACTGCATAGATACGCAGAATCTAGAACATTTGTGCGATGAAATTGATGTGCTTTTCACCGCAACTCCGCATAATTTTTGCGCCAAAATCCTAACTCAAAATATCATTAATAAAGTGCGCGTGATTGATTTAAGTGCGGATTTTCGCCTCAAAGACAAAGATAAATACGCCTCATGGTATCACACCCCACATGCAAGTCCTGCGCTTCTTAGCCAAGCAGTTTATGGGCTTTGTGAGCTTTATAAAGACAAAATCCAAAACGCTAGACTCATCGCTAATCCGGGCTGTTACCCAACCTGCAGTATTTTATGCCTTGCGCCACTTTTGCAATCAGGACTTATTGACACAAAAAGTATTATCATCGATGCCAAATCCGGCGTATCAGGTGCGGGCAGAAGTGCGAAAGTAGATTCTCTGTTTTGCGAAGTCAATGAAAATTTCAAAGCCTATGGAATCACCACACATCGCCACACACCAGAAATCGAGCAAACAGCCTCTGAGCTTGCAAATGAGTCTATAACGCTTAATTTCACACCTCATCTCATTCCCATTAATCGCGGAATCTTAGCAACTATTTACGCACAGCTCAATGCGCAAATCACACAAAACACACTTGAAGAGCTCTATCAACTCTATCACACAGCATACAAAAACAAACCATTTATCAGAATCTTACCCAATCATCTAAGCGCGCAAACTCGCTGGGTTGAGGGAAGTAACTTTGTGGATATAGCCTTGCATGTAGATTCTCGCACAAATCGTGTAATTATCATCGGTGCTATGGATAATCTCATCAAAGGTGCGGCAGGACAGGCTATCCAAAATATGAATATTCTCTTTGGGCTTGATGAGCAAATGGGCTTAGAGCAGATTCCGATATTTCCATAA
- a CDS encoding DUF2339 domain-containing protein, with product MVFIAGVFYPCSIFLIRYSLENNLLTPFARIILGIVFGFILVISGILIQTQSTQNNARTSRMKIKITTLATYIQISRFKALFSRTNPSQTKSLQDSKATFSKILPTSLATISQTLIGSGVVMLYFAFYGGYKIYDFFGYLGYFGALSLISLMALALCLYRGIIVGISGIIGGFLTPFLLQGNEPNLLFLFGYLSVFYLLGLFLALKQILYTHNSGKLLYATIHIFMPTFYAT from the coding sequence ATGGTTTTTATCGCCGGAGTTTTTTATCCTTGCAGCATTTTCCTTATCCGCTACTCACTTGAAAACAACCTCCTCACGCCATTTGCTAGAATTATTCTTGGAATTGTGTTTGGCTTTATTCTTGTGATAAGCGGAATCCTTATACAAACCCAATCAACCCAAAACAACGCTCGCACCTCGCGCATGAAAATAAAGATAACAACACTTGCTACTTACATTCAAATCTCACGCTTTAAGGCTTTATTTTCACGCACCAACCCCTCACAAACTAAAAGTCTGCAAGACTCCAAAGCTACATTTTCCAAAATCTTACCAACCTCACTTGCCACAATCTCTCAAACCCTCATTGGATCTGGCGTTGTCATGCTGTATTTTGCATTTTATGGTGGATACAAAATCTATGATTTTTTCGGCTATTTAGGCTATTTTGGTGCATTGAGTTTAATAAGTCTTATGGCGTTGGCTCTTTGCCTATATCGCGGGATTATTGTCGGTATATCTGGCATTATTGGTGGATTTTTGACGCCGTTTTTATTGCAAGGCAATGAGCCAAACTTGCTATTTTTATTTGGGTATTTGAGCGTATTTTATCTCTTAGGTTTGTTTTTAGCCCTAAAGCAAATCCTCTACACTCATAATTCTGGCAAGCTGCTTTATGCTACTATACACATTTTTATGCCTACATTCTATGCCACTTAA
- the purN gene encoding phosphoribosylglycinamide formyltransferase → MKHINIAILFSGNGSNLENIAQFLRLDSTKDKLESIGLKVAITLGLCNNPNAYGLKRCENLGIPTQIISHKDYHTREAFDEAISEVLQKARIDLVVLAGFMRILGAEITKQFTIMNIHPSFLPLYKGAHAIRDSFLGSEDFGGVSVHFVDENLDSGEMVLQEKIPKIAGESLQDFEHRIHTLEYQIYPQALLRVLEDLARGNGLGDKTKA, encoded by the coding sequence ATGAAACACATCAATATCGCGATTTTATTTAGTGGCAATGGCAGTAATTTAGAAAATATCGCGCAATTTTTAAGGCTTGATTCTACCAAAGATAAGCTAGAATCTATTGGGCTAAAAGTGGCGATTACACTTGGGCTGTGTAATAATCCAAACGCCTATGGGCTTAAGCGGTGCGAGAATCTAGGTATCCCAACTCAAATCATCTCTCACAAAGACTATCACACGCGAGAAGCATTTGATGAGGCGATAAGTGAGGTGCTACAAAAAGCGCGCATTGATTTGGTTGTTTTGGCTGGATTTATGCGGATTCTAGGGGCAGAAATCACAAAGCAATTTACAATTATGAATATCCACCCGTCGTTTTTGCCTTTATACAAAGGCGCGCATGCCATTAGAGATAGCTTTTTGGGAAGTGAGGATTTTGGCGGGGTGAGCGTGCATTTTGTCGATGAGAATCTAGATTCTGGAGAGATGGTTTTGCAAGAGAAAATTCCAAAAATCGCAGGCGAGAGTTTGCAAGATTTTGAGCATAGAATCCATACATTAGAATATCAGATTTATCCACAGGCATTATTGCGTGTATTGGAGGATTTGGCGCGTGGTAATGGACTTGGCGATAAAACAAAAGCATAA